From the Penicillium oxalicum strain HP7-1 chromosome V, whole genome shotgun sequence genome, one window contains:
- a CDS encoding Arsenical-resistance protein Acr3, giving the protein MADLEANKEILDLNNQLRSGQKPSGGGGHDSPVSELDSAAQEKNMEQASIFHQLGLLDRFLAVWIFLAMLIGILLGNFVPSTGPALQRGKFVGVSVPIAVGLLVMMFPILCKVRYEALHHTLRQKALWVQIGFSLIVNWIIAPLFMLALSWAFLPDEKGLREGLILVGIARCIAMVLIWTGLAGGDNEYCAILVAINSVLQMVLFAPIAILFIGVISDDDIHLEYSLAAKSVGVFLGIPLGAAILTRFGLRTLIGGERYEKRFLKWISPLSLIGLLFTIIVLFASQGQHVVHQIVSVVRVAAPLVVYFAVIFMATLLVTRRCGFGYELSCTQSFTAASNNFELAIAVAIATFGVDSDQALAATVGPLVEVPVLLGLVYAVKWYGKRNRW; this is encoded by the exons ATGGCAGATCTAGAGGCCAACAAGGAGATTCTAGATTTGAACAATCAACTCCGTTCAGGCCAGAAGCCCAGCGGTGGTGGCGGACATGATAGTCCTGTCTCGGAGCTGGACAGCGCTGCGCAGGAAAAGAATATGGAACAAGCATCGATTTTCCACCAGCTAGGGCTTCTAGATCGCTTTTTGGCAGTATGGATTTTCCTTGCTATGCTGATTGGTATTCTGCTGGGAAATTTTGTTCCTAGTACGGGGCCAGCGTTGCAGAGGGGGAAATTCGTAGGAGTCTCTGTGCCGATCG CCGTCGGTCTCCTGGTGATGATGTTCCCCATTTTATGCAAAGTGCGATACGAAGCACTGCATCACACGCTTCGCCAGAAAGCGCTCTGGGTTCAGATTGGGTTCAGTTTGATCGTCAATTGGATCATCGCGCCTCTCTTCATG TTGGCACTATCCTGGGCTTTCCTGCCAGATGAGAAAGGTCTGCGAGAAGGCTTGATCTTGGTTGGAATTGCAAGATGTATTGCAATG GTGCTTATATGGACGGGGCTTGCAGGGGGTGACAACGAGTATTGTGCCATTCTTGTGGCTATCAACTCGGTCTTGCAAATGGTGCTCTTCGCACCCATTGCCATCTTGTTCATTGGCGTCATCAGTGACGACGATATTCACTTGGAATACTCGCTTGCTGCGAAAAGCGTGGGCGTGTTCCTCGGCATTCCGCTTGGCGCTGCAATCTTGACGCGATTTGGACTGCGCACTCTAATTGGAGGAGAGCGGTATGAGAAAAGATTTCTCAAGTGGATCAGCCCTCTATCCCTCATCGGATTGCTCTTCACGATTATCGTCCTTTTCGCGTCCCAGGGCCAGCATGTGGTACACCAGATTGTCTCCGTTGTCCGAGTGGCCGCACCCTTGGTTGTATACTTTGCTGTGATCTTCATGGCAACGCTGCTGGTGACGCGGCGTTGTGGCTTCGGATATGAGTTGTCGTGCACCCAGAGTTTCACAGCGGCAAGTAACAATTTTGAGCTGGCAATCGCGGTGGCAATTGCAACTTTCGGCGTGGACAGCGATCAAGCACTAGCCGCCACTGTCGGTCCTCTCGTCGAGGTCCCAGTGTTGCTGGGATTGGTGTATGCCGTCAAGTGGTACGGCAAGCGCAATAGATGGTAG